CTTTTGCTGAAGCCAAACCAGTGTGGGAAGTCAAAGAGGGCATCAGAGTGGTATATGAGGGTGAAGGAGGCGTCTCTCCACACAGGTTTGACTTTTATTCCCTTCTCGGTTATGATGTGGATGTTTTTTGCTGCCCAGCTCTCCAGAAGCTCAGTCAAGTCAACCTGACATGAAGAAAAGTCACTTCTCAAGGACAAATCATGCACAGAACAATGTAGAAAGTGACAATAAGAGCACAAAGTCCTGCTTACATCCACCTTGTAGCTTTCCCCAAAAACAGACGAGATGGTCCAGTCCaggcctctctccatctgccaCCTGATGAAAGGATTGCTGCCATCAATGGACACCACGtactgctgcagcactgatgcAGCGGTCAGGATAATTCACAGGGAGAGCATGCCGTCATGTGGTGCAAGCACTGTGGTGCCATTGTAATTTCTCTACTCCACCCACTGCAAAGGCCCCAAGTTTGGAGGCCAGCATGAGTCACCCATGCCACCAAACTGCATGCGGCATTTAGCAGCCCGAAGCTGTGGAGCACACACTGGGTTCAAAAATACAGTTTTGTGCAAACGAAAACGAAAAAGCCACTGTTGCCTATGAggaccatttctttttttttttttcactgtgtaATTACACACAGTTCACTCTGTGAAGTTACCTCTGGCCTCTCTGAACGCCTTTTTGTTGGCCACTGAGCGGCTTTCCTCGCAGGCAGACATCAGCACATAGATCCTCTTGGACAGCAGTCTCTTTCTCGTGCTGGTGTACTCCCACAGATTGTGCATCTTAACTTTCCTGTCGTGGAAAACAAACCAGTTTAAGATCAGCTGAATGTCAGTATGTGTTTGAATATATAAATCTTGTTTCTCACCTTCCCGTAGAGTTCTGGAAAActatttttcctctgcaggagtCGAAGTCATCAATGAGCACCAGGCTCTCCTCCGGATCGCTGTGGACTCTGTAGCCGGAGCCGAGAGCCTCCACGGTGAAGCCGGCCGGAGGCTTTCGGAGGAACTCCTCCACCCGGGTCACAGTCATCCCGCTGAGGAGCAGCTCGCTTATTGTCATGGTGTCACTTTCTTCCCtgcacctcctgctgctgctgctgcggctgctgctgtttatatTCACCGACTCACGTCAGCAGCTTTAATAACGTCCGACCGCTGTCAAGGCAGAGACGTTAACACAAGAAGACTTCCGGTGTCCTTTGGCCAAAGTAAAACCCTTCAGCAGGAATATTTTATGTCTGTTTTGTTGGATGATCGTTTTAAGTCCTTTATTAAGCAAAACCTGCTGCTTTTGTCATTGTACATGCACTATATAGCATAAAAACGCATTAATTAGTAGTCCTGATTGTGGACTGTTAAATCATTTAATTGGTTGACAGAAAATTAAGTGATATTTTGAGAACTTTTGAAAAGTAATTTATCGAGCATAAATGGCAACTTTATATAATTGTGAATAGTTGGACATTGAGCATATTTTGGGATTTAGACTGTTGGTTAGACAAAACAATTTGAAAACATCACCATGGCTCTGGAAAATTggcatttttcacttttatctgACGACCAAACACTTATTTAGTTAATTGGGAAAAtaaaagtaacaacaacaaagtaCAAAAGTCGAGTTTGATACTAATGCTCTTCCGCCTCCAACGACGACtgtgcctttattttgaagacgcgtatttttttcctgtttcattatACATAGCTTGACCCATCGGGTATGACACAGCGCTTCCAAAAGTCTGAGCACTTCATTAACTGATCAAGGCTCGTGTTGAGGCTGGTTGGCTCTTCCCTAAACATCCTGCATTcatacataacacacacatacacaagatAATGAAAAAAAGTACATGAAAGTTACGAATAAACtatgaatatataaataaatagatgaGACGGTCAAACAAATTGGAAAACTAAATTGTTCCACACTAATGGCGCTGGAATGCACGACTTTATGGGACGTcacttgaaagcagcatttggCCTTGTGTTTAGAAACAACAGCAGGCAATCTCCTGAACTCTTGAAGGAAAAGTACAGCACCTAATTTGAAACACTGGTGACTTATGAGTCACCATGTTTGTCTTTCACATTAACAACGTGAGCTTTCATTCATAAGCGATGTTTTTTCAGACCTTTTTGTCCTCTAAATGAAGTCACAAGATCAAATcaaatgtatttgtatagcaTTTCATACAATAACGAGCTCAATGTgcttcacacacagcaaatatgaacaaactaacagaaaacatgaacacatattACCTACATTTCAAAGCTTGCTTTTAAAAGACGGGACAGCTGTCGCACATCAGGCActttgctgcagagctgaacgCACCTCCACCAGAGACCAGCACCTGATGATCTGAGGGTTCTGGAGGGTTTGTTGCTTTCATCAGCAAATTACACACCAGTTCAGTTGTCTGGTTTTATTCCACTTCTCGTTGTTTGATAAAGTGACCCAGTTGTGAATTATGACAGCCTGTCCCTCCGCACAGACGGTATTTACACTTTCCTGATTCCTCCGAGCTGCCGTGGCGGACAGCGCTCTCATTTGGATTTCTTTCCTCACAGCTCACTTTACCCCCACAAAAATGTGAACAGTCACAGCCGTGGTTTCACAGCAGAACCAGCCTGTTTAATTCTTGTGGCCGAGAAGTCCATGTTTAGACTCCGTTGGTCAGGAGATTGTTGACTCATTTGTTCTGGATGTCTCCATCAATCTGCATGGCCTACGACAGAAAACATGCCTCCTTTCTGGATACCTCTCCCTCATATAAATCATGATGGTTTGCCTCATAATGGATTGTATGTGCCAGGAGGAGACCAGCGCAAACATGTGCGCACGCTGAAACAATGCAATATCCCACTCTGCAAACGCAAAAAGTTCAGTTTATCTTCATTTGCTTTGTATATATTTGCTGTGTAGCTAGATTCTGACCTCCCTggtgaggcaggcaggcaggcaggcaggcaggcagacagacagacagacagacagacagacagacagacagacagacagacagacagacagacagacagcaaaggctgtagctgctctcagatcagtgAGGGATTAAAGTCAGTGCAGCTTTTGTTGATCTGCAGGACACAGGAGGTTCGTTGGAAATATTTGTCTGATTTACTTCTGAATGGATTTAGGACTTGAAGGATTCAAcaaattttttaaaatcatgctCAGTGAGGAGACTCGTCCTCAGCTGTGGAAGATGTTGTTATAGCTGAAGCAGGCTaataaataagacaaaaaagGTCGAATTGGAAGGATCCAGCTGCAGGCAGAGATAATTATGTTGTCTTATCTCGCAGACTCCTCAGCTGTGAAGTTGTTTGGTTATTTAAAAGTCAAATACGTGGTATAAAAGGAAATCACTTCACTTTAATGAACACATGAGCAGGGTCAGTATATCacataataaaaatacactgtGTAAGTGCAACAGTatagttttttaaaaaagaaaaaaatcagatcTTTTACAATGTCCTTGAACTACTCATCGGGCAGCAGATTGGCCTCTGTCAGTTATTATTTTAACTGAAAAATCAATATCTAAACAATATTTTAATGTATCGAGTCAAGGCTGAGCTAATTCTAACTACTTTATAATATATAATGTTGGCTAGACTAATGTATATTTATCAGCCAATCATATTTGGAGATAAAATCTTCACCTTCCAGTAATTACACCCTTGCTATCAAATACCTGTTGTGTAGAAATAGTGGAATATTTGTCTTTTAAGTGTAATGAAGCAGAAGTATAAAGAAAGTAACAATACTTAAGTAAAGTCCCTCAAAACTGAACTTACGGTGCACATAAAGGCCTATTTTTGAAGTGTGAGTaggtttaaaataaaaatgacaatttactGTAGCTTAGCATGAAAAGTAGGGCCTGTGAGTGAGCTCCAGTATTTCATGGTATTAACCTATAAACGTGGTGCCCGCTAGAGGTCGCTAAAGCTCCGCACTAACAGTCACTACAGTCGAGCACAGACTTCTGCCACTACAGGAATGTTGCTAATCAATTTCTCCAGTTCGTCATGAAAAGACGGTGATTTCAAACGAAAACCAGCAGCCACCGGAACCATGTCACACCATAATGTGGTTATCGGATGCAAACTGGTCGCCGTGCTCCTTCTTTGGCTTGGTAAGTGGGGTGATTGCCCTACTGAGGCAGCTACTGTTAGCTTAACCGCTAACACCAAGCTGGACACACTGCATCAGGCCGGCTGAACAATACGGGAAGTTGGTTTGATATGGCCTCCAAAGTAAAGTTATCAATGTAATATAAGAAAGTGGAGTAGAGTACGTTATATCTTTTGAAAGTGTACCAGTCTAAGTATTTTAGGAAGTATCACACACTCGacttcttcatttctgtcacagtgatTCTTGCTCTGGTAGAGAATATCGGgataatttattttgaaatgatcaACAGGAAATTATCGTATTCTGAATAACTTGATACATCACAAACAAGTGCAGGTGATGGCTGGGGCTTTGTAAATAAGAGGAAGTTTAAGTTAATTAATCATATGATGGCAGAGCTatttttaaatatgcaaatattgaAATAAAACCCCTGCACACTGTCTAATCAGACCTATGGCCAGGGTTAAGCTGGGTACTGATGAAGGATG
This region of Chaetodon trifascialis isolate fChaTrf1 chromosome 16, fChaTrf1.hap1, whole genome shotgun sequence genomic DNA includes:
- the LOC139344774 gene encoding mesenteric estrogen-dependent adipogenesis protein; the protein is MTISELLLSGMTVTRVEEFLRKPPAGFTVEALGSGYRVHSDPEESLVLIDDFDSCRGKIVFQNSTGRKVKMHNLWEYTSTRKRLLSKRIYVLMSACEESRSVANKKAFREARVLQQYVVSIDGSNPFIRWQMERGLDWTISSVFGESYKVDVDLTELLESWAAKNIHIITEKGIKVKPVWRDASFTLIYHSDALFDFPHWFGFSKRKFKLSLT